A window of Sphingobium herbicidovorans contains these coding sequences:
- a CDS encoding DUF3800 domain-containing protein — protein MLVFIDESGDAGFRLDRGSSNVFAVAMVMFDDHEIARQTSDAIDQARAAWPGLAEFKFSKASRDARDAFFQAIAPFNFRVRVLVVRKEQIYSGRLRSDKDAFYQFFVKTMMKFDNGRLQAARVIIDGSGERAFRRDLQSHLRKHAAAGAIKDIRLKDSRGDSLVQLADMCVGAVARSYRTDRPDHGRWRKMIRNKLDDVWEFE, from the coding sequence ATGTTGGTGTTTATAGATGAAAGCGGGGATGCGGGCTTCCGCTTGGATCGTGGCTCTTCGAATGTTTTTGCCGTTGCGATGGTCATGTTTGATGATCATGAAATCGCGCGCCAAACGTCGGACGCCATCGATCAAGCGCGCGCTGCCTGGCCGGGATTGGCTGAGTTCAAATTCAGCAAGGCGAGCCGCGATGCAAGAGACGCTTTCTTCCAGGCCATCGCGCCTTTTAATTTCCGCGTCCGGGTGCTGGTGGTCCGTAAAGAGCAAATCTACTCAGGCCGCCTGCGGAGCGACAAGGACGCTTTCTATCAGTTTTTCGTGAAAACCATGATGAAGTTCGATAATGGGCGATTGCAGGCGGCACGGGTCATTATCGATGGTTCGGGTGAACGTGCCTTCCGGCGAGACCTTCAATCCCATCTGAGGAAGCACGCCGCGGCCGGTGCCATCAAGGACATAAGGCTGAAAGATTCTCGCGGGGATAGCTTGGTCCAACTCGCAGACATGTGCGTCGGTGCTGTGGCCCGATCGTACCGCACCGACCGGCCGGATCACGGCCGCTGGCGGAAAATGATCCGAAATAAGCTGGATGATGTCTGGGAATTTGAG
- a CDS encoding CBS domain-containing protein → MKASDIMTLGAATTTPDSSLADAIRCMGDHRISALPVVDADGNLRGIVSEGDFFRKDGQGFRLEELARSGVGSATRELEERRVAEIMTTALISVDGDAPIEEAIGLMERHGMKRLPVMAKGKLVGLISRADILRVLLGE, encoded by the coding sequence ATGAAGGCTAGTGACATCATGACGCTGGGCGCGGCGACGACGACGCCGGATAGTTCGCTCGCGGATGCGATTCGCTGCATGGGCGACCATCGCATCAGCGCGTTGCCGGTGGTCGATGCGGACGGAAATCTGCGCGGCATCGTGTCCGAAGGCGACTTTTTCCGAAAGGATGGGCAGGGGTTCCGGCTTGAGGAACTCGCCCGGTCCGGCGTGGGCAGCGCGACGCGGGAACTGGAGGAACGGCGCGTGGCCGAGATCATGACGACCGCGCTCATCAGCGTCGATGGCGATGCCCCGATCGAGGAGGCCATCGGACTGATGGAGCGGCATGGGATGAAGCGATTGCCGGTCATGGCGAAGGGCAAGCTGGTGGGGCTGATCAGCCGGGCGGATATTTTGCGGGTATTGTTGGGGGAATAG
- a CDS encoding 1-phosphofructokinase family hexose kinase — translation MKRIITLTMNPAIDVAYETDRVFHTRKMRTQQEHYDPGGGGINVARVIARLGGTARAYYLSGGATGCALDGLLDKHALVRFRIPIEGDTRISTSLYEKDTGKEYRVVPRGPEVTAEEWEAALHHLDGPQAEYLVASGSLPPGVPEDFYCRVCELGQRHGMRIVLDSSGEALGAAVRGGGLYLIKPSIGELRKLTGKALADESEIAAAAREIVDSGKAEHVAVTMGHDGALLASRSGTWRLPALPVEAKSAVGAGDSFLAAMVFALGCEQDIIEAFRLGVAAGAAAVLTPGTDLCHREDVERMLKLAPKLSGPQLIEKEQAHEG, via the coding sequence ATGAAGAGGATCATCACCCTGACGATGAACCCGGCCATCGACGTCGCCTATGAGACGGACCGGGTTTTCCACACGCGCAAGATGCGGACGCAGCAGGAACATTATGATCCGGGCGGCGGCGGCATCAATGTCGCGCGGGTGATCGCCAGGTTGGGCGGGACGGCGCGGGCCTATTATCTGTCGGGCGGAGCGACGGGCTGCGCGCTCGACGGGTTGCTGGACAAGCATGCGCTGGTCCGTTTCCGTATCCCAATCGAAGGCGATACGCGCATCAGCACGTCGCTTTATGAGAAGGATACGGGCAAGGAATATCGCGTTGTGCCCCGAGGGCCGGAGGTGACGGCGGAGGAGTGGGAGGCCGCTCTCCATCATCTGGACGGACCGCAGGCGGAATATCTGGTCGCCAGCGGTTCCTTGCCGCCCGGCGTGCCGGAGGATTTCTATTGCCGGGTCTGCGAACTTGGACAGCGGCATGGGATGCGCATCGTGCTCGACAGTTCGGGCGAGGCGCTGGGCGCGGCGGTGAGGGGCGGCGGGCTGTATCTCATCAAGCCTAGCATCGGGGAATTGCGCAAGCTTACCGGCAAGGCGCTGGCCGACGAAAGCGAGATCGCGGCGGCGGCGCGGGAAATCGTGGACAGCGGCAAGGCAGAGCATGTCGCCGTGACGATGGGCCACGACGGCGCGCTGCTGGCGAGCCGGTCGGGAACATGGCGGCTGCCTGCGCTGCCGGTCGAGGCGAAGAGCGCGGTTGGCGCGGGCGACAGTTTCCTGGCGGCGATGGTGTTCGCCCTGGGGTGCGAGCAGGACATCATCGAAGCCTTCCGCCTGGGCGTTGCCGCGGGCGCGGCGGCGGTGCTGACGCCGGGCACCGACTTGTGCCACCGCGAGGACGTCGAGCGGATGCTGAAGCTGGCGCCCAAGTTGAGCGGTCCTCAACTTATCGAGAAGGAGCAGGCCCATGAAGGCTAG
- a CDS encoding phosphoribosyltransferase, with protein MKLQSMLFQDRRDAGERLAKVLSHLAASHPLVLALPRGGVPVAFEVAKALKADLDLLFVRKLGAPGYEELGIGAVVDGADPQLVLNEDVVRQLGPTPEYIRAEMRRQLAEIDRRRRAYLGDREPIAVAGRTVIIVDDGIATGGTVKAALKGLSKAHPARLILAVPVAPANVIAGLREDCDEVICLYEPYPFYAVGAHYAAFDQTSDAEVVSLFSEARTLRSR; from the coding sequence ATGAAGCTGCAATCGATGCTGTTCCAGGATCGGCGCGACGCCGGCGAGCGTCTGGCGAAAGTGCTGTCGCATCTTGCCGCGAGTCATCCTTTGGTGCTGGCGCTGCCGCGGGGCGGCGTGCCGGTCGCTTTCGAGGTGGCGAAGGCGCTCAAGGCGGACCTCGACCTGCTGTTCGTGCGCAAGCTGGGCGCGCCGGGATATGAGGAACTGGGCATCGGCGCTGTGGTCGACGGGGCCGATCCGCAGCTTGTGCTCAACGAGGATGTCGTGCGCCAATTGGGGCCGACGCCCGAATATATCCGGGCCGAAATGCGCCGCCAGCTGGCCGAGATCGACCGGCGGCGGCGGGCCTATCTGGGCGACCGGGAGCCGATTGCGGTGGCAGGGCGAACGGTGATCATCGTTGATGACGGGATCGCCACGGGCGGCACGGTGAAGGCGGCGCTGAAAGGCCTCAGCAAGGCGCATCCCGCGCGGCTGATCCTGGCGGTGCCGGTCGCTCCGGCCAATGTGATCGCGGGGCTGCGGGAGGATTGCGACGAGGTCATATGCCTTTACGAGCCCTATCCCTTTTACGCGGTGGGGGCGCATTATGCCGCGTTCGACCAGACGAGTGACGCGGAAGTGGTGAGCCTGTTCAGCGAAGCGCGGACATTGCGGAGCCGGTAG
- a CDS encoding response regulator transcription factor, giving the protein MKRQGAGRPFAAMDLLSPREREVLAAVAKGLTNRQTGELLGISHRTVEVHRARLMRKLDVQSVAQLVALYVLHGQSQAGHGDRPPC; this is encoded by the coding sequence GTGAAAAGACAGGGAGCCGGTCGGCCTTTCGCCGCGATGGACCTGTTGTCGCCGCGTGAGCGCGAAGTATTGGCCGCAGTGGCAAAGGGCCTAACCAACCGCCAGACAGGTGAGCTGCTGGGCATCAGCCACAGGACGGTGGAGGTCCATCGCGCCCGGTTGATGCGGAAGCTGGATGTGCAGTCAGTGGCCCAGCTCGTCGCCCTTTATGTTCTTCACGGCCAGTCGCAAGCCGGTCATGGCGACAGGCCGCCATGTTGA
- a CDS encoding response regulator transcription factor, whose protein sequence is MAGFPIPVSILDDDAGARRSMQLLLQGRGFQVRSFASPEALIADAKTNNPACLVTDYRMAECDGLEVLHRLRAAGWTGRAILVTAFYSPELLQRAMAHGFDAVLDKPCKDSALMHAVMGATMRDAGGEQASP, encoded by the coding sequence ATGGCCGGCTTCCCCATTCCCGTATCCATATTGGATGATGATGCCGGGGCGAGGCGGTCGATGCAGCTGCTGTTGCAGGGGCGGGGATTCCAGGTGCGTTCCTTTGCAAGTCCCGAAGCGCTGATCGCCGATGCCAAGACGAACAATCCCGCCTGTTTGGTGACGGATTACCGGATGGCGGAATGCGACGGACTGGAAGTGTTGCACCGGTTGCGCGCGGCGGGATGGACCGGCCGGGCGATCCTGGTCACCGCTTTTTATTCGCCCGAACTGTTGCAAAGGGCGATGGCGCACGGTTTCGATGCGGTTCTGGACAAGCCGTGCAAGGATTCCGCCTTGATGCACGCCGTCATGGGCGCGACGATGCGCGACGCCGGCGGGGAACAGGCTTCGCCATGA
- a CDS encoding response regulator transcription factor — protein sequence MTNKKLVHIIDDEDAIRRSSAYMLKTSGYSVEAWTSGAAFLKDAKSAEEGCILLDVRMPDIDGLEVQRILTERGIAMPVIIMTGHGDISIAVQAMKAGAVDFLEKPFEKTVLIDAIERAFDRVRSAQGAAADGARANLIIGALTGREREVLEGLAQGLPNKTIAYDLGISSRTVEVHRANLMAKLHVHSLSDALRIAFAAGMGRKDETVINT from the coding sequence ATGACGAACAAGAAGCTTGTTCACATAATTGACGACGAGGACGCCATCCGGCGATCGTCGGCATATATGCTCAAGACATCCGGTTATTCGGTGGAGGCATGGACGTCGGGAGCCGCTTTCCTGAAGGATGCGAAGTCGGCCGAAGAGGGCTGTATCCTGCTGGATGTGCGAATGCCCGACATTGACGGGCTGGAAGTCCAGCGCATCCTGACGGAGCGCGGGATCGCCATGCCGGTCATCATCATGACCGGCCATGGAGACATATCGATAGCGGTGCAGGCGATGAAGGCGGGCGCGGTCGATTTCCTGGAAAAGCCGTTCGAGAAGACGGTCCTGATCGACGCGATCGAGCGGGCGTTCGACCGGGTGCGTTCTGCTCAGGGCGCGGCGGCGGATGGGGCGCGCGCGAACCTGATCATCGGGGCGCTGACGGGGCGGGAGCGGGAAGTGCTGGAGGGGCTGGCGCAAGGATTGCCCAACAAGACGATCGCCTATGACCTGGGCATTTCATCCCGGACGGTCGAAGTGCATCGCGCCAACCTGATGGCGAAGCTGCATGTGCACAGCCTGTCCGATGCACTGCGCATAGCCTTTGCAGCCGGAATGGGACGCAAGGACGAAACTGTGATCAATACGTAA
- a CDS encoding PAS domain S-box protein, whose translation MPSWKTARLQYYALAIVGVALVAAVRLLLDPWLDDRSAYLPYVIAIVGIALWLGEGPAILAALMSVAAEVAITHRSTLQKRDLIEIALFVVTAASIILMSRLVRRSNQRLQVVEAAARHRGVASEQLAVELNLLIDGAQGLAIYMLDPAGRVTIWNRGAERLKGWTEQEVLGKPSSLFYPGEAVAVGKPEADIERARAEGRFEEEDWRVRKDGSEFLAGVSWTALQDKDGALRGFAKIVSDITEKRSAEDQLRAHESQLRAILSTVPDAMVVIDEAGTMLSFSAAAEALFGYAEDEVLGRNVRMLMPSPDRERHDSYIQRYLETGEKRIIGKGRVVSGRRADGSLFPMELYIGEAMRGNERIFTGFIRDLTERRAVEDHMATLQAELIHVTRVSAMGTMASTLAHELNQPIAAVANYVAAVRDQMLRPQEAEWPMMREALAEAASEALRAGQIVRRLREFVSRGEVEKTIESLPELVQEASVLGLAGARELGIDVHFDIDPLASPVLVDRVQIQQVLINLIRNACEAMADSAVKQLTIATRAVRDDLVEVIVSDTGCGMAPGVARQLFTAFVSTKPHGMGLGLSICRTIVEVNGGKIWMESRKGKGTDFHFTLIRAQAEAYDEQEACSHN comes from the coding sequence ATGCCGTCATGGAAAACAGCGCGTCTACAATATTACGCCCTCGCCATTGTGGGGGTTGCTTTAGTAGCGGCGGTCCGGCTGCTTCTTGATCCATGGCTGGACGATCGGTCGGCTTATCTGCCCTATGTCATCGCGATCGTGGGCATCGCGCTCTGGCTGGGCGAGGGACCGGCGATCCTCGCTGCCCTGATGAGCGTTGCGGCAGAGGTGGCGATCACCCATCGGTCGACGCTGCAGAAGCGCGACCTGATCGAGATCGCGCTGTTCGTCGTGACCGCTGCCAGCATCATCCTGATGAGCCGCCTTGTCCGCCGGTCGAACCAACGGCTGCAGGTGGTGGAAGCCGCGGCCCGACATCGCGGCGTGGCGAGCGAGCAGCTGGCGGTGGAACTCAACCTGTTGATCGATGGCGCGCAGGGGCTGGCGATCTACATGCTGGACCCGGCTGGCCGGGTGACGATCTGGAACCGGGGCGCCGAGCGGCTGAAGGGCTGGACCGAGCAGGAGGTGCTGGGCAAGCCGTCTTCCCTATTCTATCCCGGCGAAGCCGTTGCGGTGGGCAAGCCCGAGGCCGATATCGAGCGCGCCCGCGCAGAAGGACGGTTCGAGGAAGAGGATTGGCGCGTCCGCAAGGATGGGTCGGAGTTCCTGGCGGGGGTCAGCTGGACCGCGCTTCAAGATAAAGATGGCGCGCTGCGCGGTTTTGCGAAGATCGTGTCCGACATCACCGAAAAACGGTCGGCCGAAGACCAGCTGCGCGCCCATGAAAGCCAGCTGCGCGCGATCCTGTCGACCGTGCCCGACGCGATGGTGGTGATCGACGAGGCGGGCACGATGCTGTCGTTCAGCGCAGCGGCGGAAGCGCTGTTCGGCTATGCTGAGGACGAGGTGCTGGGACGGAACGTGCGCATGTTGATGCCGTCTCCTGACCGCGAACGGCATGACAGCTACATCCAGCGCTATCTGGAAACCGGGGAAAAGCGCATCATCGGCAAGGGCAGGGTCGTGTCGGGCCGGCGGGCCGACGGATCATTGTTCCCCATGGAACTGTATATCGGCGAGGCGATGCGGGGGAATGAGCGCATCTTCACCGGCTTCATCCGCGACCTGACCGAGAGGCGGGCGGTCGAAGATCATATGGCGACGTTGCAGGCCGAGCTGATCCATGTGACGCGGGTGAGCGCCATGGGGACGATGGCGTCGACGCTGGCGCATGAACTGAACCAGCCGATCGCGGCCGTCGCCAATTATGTCGCGGCGGTGCGCGACCAGATGTTGCGCCCGCAGGAGGCCGAGTGGCCGATGATGCGCGAAGCCTTGGCAGAGGCCGCGAGCGAAGCCTTGAGGGCCGGGCAGATCGTCCGCAGGCTGCGCGAGTTCGTGTCGCGGGGCGAGGTGGAAAAGACGATCGAGAGCCTGCCCGAACTGGTGCAGGAGGCGTCCGTGCTGGGGCTGGCCGGGGCGCGCGAATTGGGGATCGATGTGCATTTTGACATCGATCCGCTCGCGTCGCCCGTACTGGTCGACCGGGTCCAGATCCAGCAAGTGCTGATCAACCTGATCCGCAACGCGTGCGAGGCGATGGCGGACAGCGCGGTCAAGCAGCTGACAATCGCGACGCGCGCGGTCAGGGATGATCTGGTCGAAGTCATCGTGTCCGACACCGGGTGCGGCATGGCGCCGGGCGTCGCGCGGCAGCTGTTCACCGCATTCGTCAGCACCAAACCCCACGGCATGGGCCTTGGCCTTTCCATATGCCGCACCATCGTCGAGGTGAATGGCGGCAAGATCTGGATGGAAAGCCGCAAGGGAAAAGGCACCGATTTCCACTTCACCCTCATTCGAGCGCAGGCAGAGGCATATGACGAACAAGAAGCTTGTTCACATAATTGA
- a CDS encoding universal stress protein — translation MKNVLLLVHDDAGQEARLQAALDLTRCLSGHLTCLDVVQVPVLAGSEYYPDAELMLLQNAQKREEVNAGRIRARLQAEDVAWSWVDRTGFIASLLQESAALADIIVLNTSIADRMTPDMAQIVSDTVLKSGKPILAVPDDSRGIDFGGHVLAAWDGSRPAAQALRAAAPLLASAQGVTIIEMGEVSGELAEDAAAYLSRHGVRPRVEHLDEPEAGVAAGLLAEMDRRRPAFCIMGAYGHSRLRESLFGGITRIMLGEANVPLFLAH, via the coding sequence ATGAAGAACGTGCTCTTGCTCGTCCATGATGATGCCGGTCAGGAAGCGCGGCTGCAGGCTGCGCTGGACCTGACCAGATGCCTGTCCGGCCACCTGACCTGCCTTGACGTCGTGCAGGTCCCGGTGTTGGCGGGCAGCGAATATTATCCGGACGCCGAACTGATGCTGCTTCAGAATGCGCAGAAGCGGGAAGAGGTCAATGCCGGACGGATACGGGCGCGGCTTCAGGCGGAAGACGTGGCCTGGAGCTGGGTTGATCGAACCGGCTTCATCGCGTCGCTGCTGCAGGAGAGCGCGGCATTGGCGGACATCATCGTCCTCAATACGTCAATCGCCGATCGGATGACCCCCGACATGGCGCAGATCGTGTCGGATACGGTGCTGAAATCCGGCAAGCCCATATTGGCGGTTCCCGATGACAGCCGGGGCATCGATTTTGGCGGCCATGTCCTTGCCGCCTGGGACGGATCGAGGCCCGCTGCCCAAGCGCTCCGGGCCGCGGCGCCGCTGCTGGCAAGCGCGCAGGGCGTGACGATCATCGAGATGGGCGAAGTGAGCGGCGAGCTTGCCGAAGATGCGGCGGCCTATCTGTCCCGACATGGCGTCAGGCCGCGTGTGGAGCATCTGGACGAGCCGGAAGCGGGTGTCGCGGCGGGACTGCTGGCCGAGATGGACAGGCGGCGGCCCGCTTTCTGCATCATGGGAGCATATGGACATTCGCGGTTGCGTGAGAGCCTGTTCGGCGGAATTACCCGGATAATGCTGGGGGAAGCGAATGTTCCGTTGTTCCTGGCGCACTGA
- a CDS encoding BON domain-containing protein — MKTDGQLQHDVMDELEWDPSVDHADIGVAVNDGVVTLSGYVSNYLEKMAAEKAARRVSGVKAIAEEIHVRFKSEPKTADHEIAKRILDMFSWNVSIPHDKINVKVEKGWVTLSGVVDAYYQSDEARRAAARISGVTGVSSLIEVKKLPVSADIRDRIAAAFKRQADLDAAGVTIATDGNTVRLGGRVKAWHERGVAERAAWAAPGVTKVEDNIVVSTF; from the coding sequence ATGAAGACCGATGGACAGTTGCAGCATGACGTCATGGACGAGCTTGAGTGGGACCCCAGCGTCGATCATGCGGACATTGGCGTGGCGGTGAATGATGGGGTGGTGACCCTGTCCGGCTATGTTTCCAACTATCTGGAGAAGATGGCGGCGGAAAAGGCGGCGCGGCGCGTGAGCGGGGTCAAGGCGATCGCCGAGGAGATCCATGTGCGCTTCAAGTCGGAACCCAAGACGGCGGATCATGAGATAGCCAAGCGCATCCTCGACATGTTTTCGTGGAACGTTTCCATCCCGCACGACAAGATCAATGTGAAGGTCGAGAAGGGCTGGGTCACGCTGTCCGGCGTGGTCGACGCCTATTATCAGAGCGACGAGGCGAGGAGGGCGGCCGCCCGGATTTCGGGCGTGACCGGCGTCAGCAGCCTTATCGAGGTGAAGAAGCTGCCCGTCAGCGCCGACATCCGGGATCGGATCGCCGCCGCTTTCAAGCGTCAGGCGGATCTGGACGCTGCAGGCGTCACGATCGCCACGGATGGGAACACCGTGCGTCTGGGTGGACGGGTGAAGGCCTGGCACGAACGCGGCGTAGCGGAGCGGGCGGCATGGGCAGCGCCCGGCGTGACCAAGGTCGAGGACAATATCGTCGTATCGACATTCTGA
- a CDS encoding ATP-binding protein yields the protein MQRSGDTEGGAARHDPVRETVHDLRNLFAVIASIRHLLDKHQDAPVRETMLRGLEAAAVRGSELTSRLLARQACGERVLVDVGAQVAHAAPLLQAMVKHPASLEIDAQMALPATRVSADPAELEAVMLELVTNAVRAGARHVRLRCRRIGDWIWLVIADDGPGLSANGAARPQLNTGNGGRGNGLQRVRRAICGMKGRLFIRGGVGAAAGTVVAMLLPVAFPAASKSRVRHWSASPTNKESCDEDRWTVAA from the coding sequence ATGCAGCGTTCAGGCGACACGGAAGGCGGTGCTGCACGGCACGATCCTGTCCGGGAAACTGTTCACGACCTGCGCAACCTGTTCGCTGTCATCGCTTCGATCAGGCATCTGCTGGACAAGCATCAAGACGCGCCAGTGCGGGAAACCATGCTGCGCGGGCTGGAGGCGGCGGCGGTGCGGGGCAGCGAGCTGACGTCCCGGCTGCTTGCAAGGCAAGCGTGCGGGGAACGGGTGCTGGTGGATGTGGGCGCGCAGGTCGCACACGCCGCGCCTTTGCTGCAAGCTATGGTGAAGCACCCGGCGTCATTGGAGATCGACGCGCAGATGGCTTTGCCCGCGACGCGGGTGAGCGCCGACCCGGCCGAACTGGAAGCGGTGATGCTGGAACTGGTGACCAACGCGGTCAGGGCTGGGGCACGGCACGTCCGGCTCCGCTGCCGCAGGATCGGCGATTGGATCTGGCTGGTGATCGCGGACGATGGTCCGGGCTTGTCGGCGAACGGGGCCGCGCGACCGCAACTCAATACGGGAAACGGAGGCCGTGGGAACGGCTTGCAGCGGGTCCGCAGGGCGATCTGCGGCATGAAGGGCAGGTTATTCATTCGCGGCGGTGTCGGCGCAGCTGCTGGCACAGTGGTCGCCATGCTTTTGCCGGTGGCGTTCCCAGCCGCCAGCAAATCACGCGTCCGACATTGGAGCGCGTCACCCACCAACAAGGAGAGTTGCGATGAAGACCGATGGACAGTTGCAGCATGA